GTTTTTGAAAATACTACCGGACACATGAAGAATGAAGAacaaagaaaatacaaaaacGATGTATAGagaataaaaaagttaaaagaattagaaacgaacaGGTAGCTTGTAGCAAATAGACGTGAACAATCAACATAATTAATTATTTAGTTCGACGCTGTACTTTCAAAATACCAATTTTCGGTAATTTCGTACTTTAAAGAAAAGGGTTTCATTTCTCTAACTCTTTTAAATCCCGAACTCCTTTCAAAAATTGGTACTTCAAGTCAGTTTAAAAACATTAGGTACTTAGTGTggtaataaaatataaaaacttaCCAATATTATTCATAATTTTCCTTATTGCAGTTATGGAAATTATGTTCTTTGAATGCAAATAATCTGCTATGAAACAGATCCCAAATCCGATAAACACTTCCACTATATAAGGAAGGGCGATCAGAATGctattctaaaaaatatattttaacgCATTTGTAGATTatttttatacagtatgtccctttaagttggaaccatatggaaaacttttttattgttgttttacgaaaaaagttagtcttcataaaaagctctgcatggtccaaaacctaagattcaaccatcagatttcaaattttatgaatattatacgaggtgtgtcaaaaaatatgaatttcgctcaagagtaaagtagcttatttttcataatattgaaaattgttattatgaaaagttgtttggaattaggaactatattctaatatgcaattacatccttccaatagaaagaaaaaattatttttttcttaaattattgataactgacattattttcagttatttcaatgatgataattttttgttatttattttacgaaaaaagtatggtctaaaacctaatatatgtactgttatgctctactttaactatttatttagattggttggcaaatttttaattcaattaattaattactttaatcactgcctatgtaaaacaaaactaaatttaaattaaCTATTCCAAtgaattttattctcagggccaattttgtatttgatacaatacctatgatttgtggcttctagtatttctagttacTTACTTCTTccatcctggaagaagtaagTAACTAGGAAAGGAAGTaacagggaaattaaaaacattcagtATCATCTAAATGTAATTATATTATCCATTTACCAAATGAGCCGTGTgcatatgatttaaaaaatactaaattaaactttGTTACAACAATTTCTTTCTTAATAAATCAACCTTTAATACTGATATctctttgtttaaacaaataaaaattatttaaataaattattattttctcagactaaatttaataaattttatttttattcatttgaattgaattcttaaatttgaaatgactaactgcgctatagtaatgttcaataaacaaataagcaaatatggttctgatataaacaaattctctcccttgcgacaaatgatttgactaacctttttgtttcttcacttctTTTTTTTTCGGATTGCGTGGTCCTTGATTCTCccaacgtactctctggatgttgcgaaaaggcccctctcgtccaaactgtttCCAAAACAACATACAGGAACTTGTTCGATTTCTCTTACTCAATTTCCttcttgctcgatatcttgtgcagatagatatcaatcagctactcgttctagacaaaacaaaggaatctcgcTCGGACCAGGAAAACTAACttttcaaccggtcgacaattcGGTTTCaccttgattctgctcgcaaaagCCGATCACAACACTATCCACTAATCTCTCACTTTTGGAAACTCGACTGCTCTCCTCAGATATCCATTATACACTGATCCTCTCTTCTCTCGCAATTTCAGACTCCATCTTTCTTATCCCTTCTACCGATCTTTTCCACCCAATCAAAAACAAGCCTCTCTCAAAACCTTCCATACCACATTTCTGAAgaaccaaatatttttctatataactttccaattggtcaaattttaagaaatatcataATTAGATTTTTTCTACATACTACTTTTacttctaaaaactaaaacaatatgTTTACCATCATTAAATCTTCccggaaacattttaaaaacattattgttctcgccaaacgatatgtccactttctaatcccAAATGGTTTGTTAGTTTACCAATtcatttcgtcgaatcattatcactaatcgttttcactTTCCTGAAACACTCACTAATAGCTAAATTAGATTGGGATGAGAATCTATGATCTAATGgtccttgatataaatttaattttctttttaaatgataaactatagttttttttaattaaaaaaaatctacaaCAGTACATATCaacttttatcaattttatacgagatatgtcaaaaaatatgaatttcaagaggaaagtacctttatagttcagaaaatttcaattagaaagatgtaattatatactggaacatagtttttaattctaaacaaattttcATAATCACAATTTTCGATAGTgtgaaaaataaatgtattttatttactcttgagtgaaattcatattttttgacatacctcgtataaaatttaataaatttgatataagatggttgtatattaggttttagaccatgcagaacattttataaagatttttttttcataaaattaataataaaagagttataattgaaataactgaaaataatgttaattatccgtaatttaagaaaaattttcaatttttttttattagaaggatGTATTATTAGAAGGAcgattgcatattagaatatatttcttaatttaataataacaacttttttaataacaattttctatattgtgaaaaataaagctactttactcttgaacgaagttcatattttttgacatacctcgtataatattcataaaatttgatatctgatggttgaatatTCGGTTTAaaaccatgcagagctttttatgaaaaataactttttttcgtaaaattaataataaaaaaagtttccatatggttccaacttacatgGAAATACTGTATATGAAAGGTAAAGGtagtttataaaaattaagtaattcCAGAATCTTATCGGTCTTATCAGACCATCATCAGTGAAAACCTAGTTAGCAATTGGAACTAGCTTCATGAAAAGGTGTATTAACCTTTAGATTACATATTAAATATacatattaaaaatttattatcGCCATTTATAAAACACCAATTATTTATGATGGCTTCCTATTTCTGCTGATGTTAGTGCATTTATATCCAAGCTTTGAAAAGTGTGTAATTATTTATACGACAGACTATATCTATAATAGTGTATAACAGATCTTTCTCCTCTAATGTTTTTAGAAgtgtatttgtattgttctttgtggaataaaaatgtgttattaaTACATATTTCGTTTTTGATGGGCAGAGGTCCGTCAGAAGGTCTTCTTTTCTGATATTTTCATTATGTCGTGGTTTTGTTATTGCAACTACGTCATTGTCAGTACGGGCGTTATAATCACCCAttatgattatacagggtgtaacaaaaatacaggtcataaatttaatcgcatattctgggacctaaaatagttcgattgaacataacttaccttagtacaaatgtgcacggaaaaaaagttacagccctttgaagttacaaaatgaaaatcgattttttccaatatatcgaaaactactagagattttttattaaaaatggacatgtgataTTGTTATGGCGgaagtattttaagaaaaaattataatgaaatttggacaccccataaaaattttacgggggtttggttcctttaaacccccccccccaaacttttgtgtacgtttcaatttaattattattgtagcgccattagttaaacacacgtttttaaaaacttttttgtctcttagtactttttccaaaagtcagtttttatcgagatatttgaatatttgtcaaatccaccacatatttgtatatggtaaagtacgattatggagacttggtaataatatgaaaatttatttatgatttacatttttaggtattttttgaaCTATATTAAAacagaagccacatctcgataaaagatgctctatcaaaaaaatacagaggcaaaaaagttttaaaaactctgtatttaactaatggtaccgcagtaatagtttaattggaacgtacacaaacatttggggggtttaaaggaacaaaaccctcataaaaaaaatttttatgtaaacatattaaaaaagaagccgcaactcgataaaaactgctttatcgaaaaaatactaagaggcaaaaaagttttaaaaatatttaatttaactaatggcaccagaataataatttatttgaaacggacacaaaagtttggggggtttaagggaacaaaacccccataaaatttttatggggtgcacaaatttcactataatttttctttaagatattcttGCCATagaaatgccacatgtccattttcaacaaaaaatctctaatagttttcgatatcttcgaaaaaatcgattttaattttgtaacttcaaagagctataactttttttgtgtgcatatctgtactaaggtaagttaggttcattcgaactatttttggtcccagaatatgtggtttaatttatgacctgtattttttgttacaccctgtatatttgtcaTCGTTAATCATAATTTGTTGTCTCGTTTATTATAGTATGAAGGTTTTCAATAGAAGTTTTCTCTCGTGGTTTTATCTTTGTTGTTCTCAGGTGCAGTGCATATATTGCTGTCACATTCAGATAACTCAGTTGGCTATTAATATTCTAATTATAGTACTTACGGACTTCAGCTCAAGATGCataattttgtcaaaataaatagaAGTTTCCGAAATAAAAAGCCAGTGAGTAAAATTACAACAAATATTGGTCATCAGCACAGCAATCAGTGCCTTAGAGGTTAGCATTTCCTTCCAAGGAACTGACAGGTTGCGCTAAAATAATAAAGTTTCttattagaaaaatattttttgtgaaactgtttatttaattttatcctATTTGTACAATATATGGTGCAGCATAATGACTAGAAAAAGCTACAAAACGGAAAAATTTGCCAGTTCTGCTTGTCAAAATGTgatacatatttttataaaataaaaaaacgtgaAGAGAATCGTTCCAGATAAACCACCAGAAGAATACATATTACCAGATCACTAGAAGATTAACATGTTATTCAACTCTTTTAAATAGAGGATAGAGAATTGGTAAATATATTGACACTATTACATATAAAACATAATGTATCTGAAGGAGTCGCTTAATCCAACCTTAATTTATTACTTACCCTATCGGTCGCAGTGTTTAAActatttataatgtaattctTCTCCTCTTCGGTAATTGTCGGATGACTACTTGGGTCGTTGGTTCCGATATAGGCATATAGAGCCACCACTATCAACGCGATAGTGTTGAAGCTATAAAAGACCATAGGCCATCCATAGCGTGATGAAGATATGTATCCAGTTAATATCAAGGAAGAACATACACCTAATGTTGCACCTAAAACAATATATTTTGTGAGaagttttatatatattttatactttatAAGTGGGTATAAAAACCGTGGATTCTGCTAAAAATATAGACGTGGCTTTTTAGCGTGGCTCTCCATACCTATCGAGGATCTAGAGTCTATGGATCCACCAGGGATCTTACTCAGATTGTTTTATTTCATTCATTGGTCCGTACTTTTGGTCTTAGATGATGGTTAGATGATCTTACCTGTATAAACAAAAGTGCCCAATCTACTTCTTTCTGGAACAGGTATCCACTTGCCACAAGTTGCGTGTAATGATGGAAACAAGAACCCTTGAGATAGACCTTGTAGAAATCGACAAACCATAACTCCTTTGGAGCCAAGATATAGAGCTGCTGAAGGTATCAGAAGACCAGCTGTTGCAGTGATCGCGGCACTTACAACCAAGAACCATTTACCGCCATATTTATCAGAGAAGTATCCTGCGGCTACTTGAGGTATGAAGTAGCCCCATAGAAACGAGGCCATCACTAAGCTTTTGTCATCCCAGTTGTAGGTCTACGAAAATAAAGAACACTATATAAATCTAGTCACTGAAGCAAGTTGTcagagaggccttaaaatcaacatttcaaagacaaagtggatggcagttggaaggattaatatagatcaaggtctgctgtctcttgatggagaggagatagAACGGATAAATCATTTCAAgttaccacagggaagtgtcctcgtgccgattctatacaacatatacaccaacgacaaGTCATATAAAAGTCATATaaccgaatacacctatggcaagcgtcagctaccgcgacacattttcctccctcagaggaaatggctgctggacacaatttaccgtattcGAGTTGGAAAGCGCtcaacagactaagaaccggtgttggtgttccggacacggaaagtaagtaagtatttcaAGTACCTTGACAGCTGGTttaatgtaaattgtgactctggtGAAGAAGAGATAaaaactaggatcgaaatatcacggaaggcttttatgacctgaaAACCAGTTTTAAGTAACAGAAACATGTcaatgaatattcgaaagaaggtcctgaaatgttatgtgtggtctattctattgtatggttgtgagacatggacgttaaaaaccacgatgctaaacaaattagaagcattcggattgtggtgctatcgacgaatcctaaagatatcgtgggttttgCACATtcccaatgaagatgttcttcaaatgatgaattcagaacgtctgctcataagcatgataaagaagagaaaaacagaatacttcggccatataattcgaggacctaaataccacCTGCTttgccttataatacaaggaaaagtgaagggaaagagatggattggtcgaaaaaaactttcatggctgcgtaatattagacaatggtgtggctgcacagtagaagaattatttcgcacagcagccgatagagagaggtttcaggaaattgtaaacatgatgacgcccatcgtctgaatacagacacggcacctaaagaagaagatataaatatatataaatatatgtcGGCAACGTCAAAAATGgacaaaatatgtttttttaatgtcATAGACTAGGTGTTAATCAACTAAAGAAAATAACTCAAGGCTGATTCCGCTAGTCAGGCTCACTGGTAGACTACGAAATCAATGTATCCAAAGAAATAAgaaagtaaatatgtatgactaATTATTTCTAGTTTAGCTTTTACTCACCGGTATATCTTTGTTGCTGCTGGCTGTTGGATCAGTCATAGCCACTATGGCAACAGTTAATGCTGTTCTGATTACGAAACAACAAGTTAGCAAAATACAAAGAATAAGAGCTTGTTGATGCCTCTTTCCAATAGTTGGTCCTGAAATGTGAGAATGTTTAAATATTACAAATTGCTATTAAATAGCATGGATTATATTGCCAAAGCAAGACCAAGTCATAACGCTGACTAATTACAGCCTTATAGAAACAGGCTttcaaaaacaactaaaagtatCTACTGTTATCATAGATTTATCAGGAGCTTACTTTACCGTGTAAAGACAAGGGGTAAGTAATATATAAATTAATGCGAGCGATTCTATGTAGAAATATTACTGATGTCATTAAAATGCTATGCAATAGAAGTTTTCAAGTCGTCATGGGAGATAAGACCAGTAACCAAATGAAACTGAACAATGGTCTCCGCAAGGATCGATGCTGGCCCCTCCACTCTTTATCCTTTATATAGCAGACATGCCTGAAACCATATCAAAGAAGTTCGGATATGCAGATGACTGGGCACTTGCTACGAGCCATAAATAATTGGAGACTACTGAGCAAATATTATCTGGTTATCTTCGGGAGATCTTTCCGTCACTGGAGATTACAGCCCAATACCTCCAAGACGGAAGTATCATGCTTTCATTTAAATAACATATTGGCTAATTACCAATTAAAAATCCACTTTGAAGACAGACTCCTCAATCATACTAAATGCTCAAAATATCTAGGTGTGACACTCGATAGAACGCTAAGCTTTAAAGAACATCTTACAAAGACGACTGCAAAACTTAGAACACGAAATGATATTCTAAAAAAGTTTTGCGGTACCACATTAGGTTCCTCAGCGACTACACTTAGGTCGACAGCGCTGGGGCTCGTGTATCCCGTTGCAGAGTACTGTGCACCGGTATGGCTCAACAGCCCACACACCAAACGTGTTGATGACCAACTAAACCAGGCTTTGCGTATTATATCAGGTACAATTAAGACCACGCCAACGTATTGGCTACCAGCACTAGACCACATAGCCCCCTCACACATCCGTCGAGAACATGCCCTTGCCAGGGAGTATAGAAAAATTAACGCCGATCCTGTACTCCGCTCTCACATTGGTATTAACGACAGAGACATAAGTAGGCTTCGTTCAAGAAAAAACCTTCTGGATTCTGCAAGGATACTAATTAAAAGGAATTTTGAAATAACCGACCTCTGGCAAGAAGATTGGGAGAAGAATGCTCTGCCTGAAATCCCGAATATAGTATGTATTACAAGCAAGCCAGAGGGTTTCAATCAACCAAGACGAATCTGGGTGACACTAAACAGAATTAGAACTAACTGTGGTAGGTGCTCTGActcactttttagatagggaaaaataCCTTCTCCAAATTACGATTGCGGTGCTGAAAGACAAACGGTTAAGCATTTGGTAGAGGAATGGTATTTGGCGACCAATGAGTCGATTGAATATATTTACcaactaaatttttgtttataaaaattaattattatttataatgtattgtattatctttatttataatatacaaaaactgtgatatagccacgctaaataaataaatattgccaAAGCAACCCATCATGGACATGTAATTAAGTAATAATATATAGTCAGACGGCTCAGTTGGCTGAAGcacagtcgatcgacaagtttagtggatttgcgatggAGGTTCGAGCCTCAGCAggtcatttgaaattaataaaaaggccaacgtcgtagtataaaattcaatagaatctacgacttAGTCTGAAATAatctggtgtctgatcggcctatggaggagtggtacggcaagggataagggcttgcgacttggtgatactcctccatacaTCCCTACcaaagggcgttgacgcctaacaacggtgtatatattatatacacataagaatatacagtatgtccctgtaagttgtgtccatatggaaaacttttttattattaattttacgaaaaaaagttattcttcataaaaagctctgcatggtctaaaacctaagatttagccatcaaatatcaaattttttgaatattatacgaggtatgtcaaaaaatttgaatttcactcaagagtaaagtagctttatttttcgcaatattgaaaattgctattatgaaaagttgtttggaattaaaaactgtactctagtatgcaattacatccttctaattgaagtttttattttgaaaaattatggataactatcattatttttagttattttaattcagataactcttttattattaattttacgaaaaaaagtgattcttaatacaaagttctgcatggtctaaaatctaaaatacaaccatcttatgtcaaattttatcaattttatacgaggtatgtcaaaaaataggaatttcgctcaagagtaaaatacgtttattcttcataatatcgaaaattgttattaagaaacattatttagaattaaaaactatgtttcagtatgtaattacatcctactaattgaaatattctgaactgtaaagttactttacttttgatctaaatttatcttttttgacatacctcgtataaaattcataaaatttaatataagatggttgtattttaagtttaaaaccatccagaactttttattaagaatcactttttttcgtaaaattaataataaaagagttatcagaattgaaataactgaaaaaataatgatagttatccataatttttcaaaaaaaaaatttcaattagaaggatgtaattgcatattagaatatagtttttaattccaaacaacttttcataatagcaatttccaatattacgaaaaataaagctactttactcttgagtgaaattcaaactttttgacatacctcgtataatattcaaaaaatttgatatttgatggttaaatcttaggttttggaccatgcagagctttttataaagaataactttttttcgtaaaattaataataaagaagttttccatatggatacaacttacagggacatactgtatatcgaGTGATCGAAAAAATCGTTTTAGAGGAGACTGTACAAGAAAATTTTATTGGTTGAAGTATTATTTCTTCTTATTCGCTAACCAGTTACAGGTATCGTGTTATCATAAAATATCATAAGTTgttcttataattttttggtCTCTAATTTTCTCAATCTGCCGTCAATCTTGCACTTTCTGATAGTAAAACCATatacttatacataatatattaacaTAGACAGAGTGTCATGTTGAGCGAAGTGACGATACCATCTTTTTCTTTTATCAGTGCTGCTTCACTCTTacacatagtaaagctgcgactgTATCAATGCCTATACCCCCACTTAGTTGCATGTTAGtttttcgatacaatgtgctagCTAGAAAGAGAAAGCACGAAACCAGTCCAAGAGATCATGTGGTCAGGAAACGCGGAAGGTATTCTTAGTCAATGTTAATATAATATAATCTATATATGAGTGAAACGCTAATGATTGAGACGATGTGGTCGGTGTATTTTGTTAACGATCTGCCTCATGCTGTTTTATCTTCTAGCAAATCTCTATAGTGAGTCTCTCAAGGCCATTGATTCAAAAGACATGATTCAATAGAAACATTATCTAAGTTTATGCTCCCACTGCAGACGAAGAGGGCGAAGAAGCAATCGAGTTTTATCAGAAAATCAACAGAATCGGACAGAATATTCCACGATAGGGATTTCTCAATATTATGGCATATTTTAATGTCAAACTTGGGCCTGGAAATAAGATACTGTACATCGGAACACATAGACTTGGAGTcagaaagaagaaataaaacttCTCAAAAGAATCAGCAACACTTGTCACCACCAGATTTTTCCAATTACTACCTCGAAAATTTCATACGTAGAAATCCGTTCAAAACAGACCCGAGAGAATCATAGGAAATCAAAAAGCATTTTATTACATTTTAGTAAATAGAAATTTCCGAAACAGCTTGATATATGTCAAGACTTATTCGGAATCTAAAATTACAAGCGTTTTACATATTCAAATGTTGACTGGGCAAAATGTTTTACATATTGTAATTAGGGCAGTAGGCCCTGATAATTTTCAGTCCAAATTCTTATAACATGGATTACGACGGCATAAAATGGTTGAcaaatatatttaacaatatatatGACACAGGCATAATTCCCCAAAAATGGCTAGAATCAACTTTTTTTAAGTCTTCCAAAAAATAACACATGCGAGAAAATGTGAAGACTATAGAattataagccttatgagccatttaCTTAAAAACTCTAAAGGTCATTCACAAAAGAATATATTATACAAAGTGCGAGGAACAACTAACAAGAACACAATTCGGATTTCGTGATGCTCTGGTAATACGGGAAGCCATTTTTGCtgtacaagtgctatttcagaaATACAGGGGtgtaaattgtgatatatatgtatgctttatagattaccagaaagcatttgaccgagtaaaacatgacaaattaataactctaatgcaagaaattggaattgacaacaaTTCAAATGTTTCCCGTTTCATcaaacggccaaaatcaaaatagaagaccggttgactgataaaattgcaatagaacgaggagtacggcagggctgtattttatctccactactattcaatatttactctgaatgggtatttaaggtagctttagacggttgtgggaagggagtattaataaatggtgaatggttgaataacattatatatgcagatgacaccatagttttggccgataatctgaatgatttacagatattaacaaatcgtataacagaagccAGCAAACAGATACGAACTAGCTCTAAACATAAAGGAGACCatatttatgacaattagtaaaaaaaccACCAGTACTAAATGCTCAACTATAatttgagcaatatacatatctgggcagGAATTAAAATAGCTAATGAGACCActcgacagaaattaaacagcgaataataaaagcgaaagcagcatacgttagaatgagacccattttcaacagtcgaggcatatcattaaaaacaaaataccgtctgttgaaatgctacatattcacagttctacTCTaaggaatggaagcgtggacactaactgttgcatctatgaatcggctcgaagctttcgaaatgtggtgttataggcgcatcttacgtgtatcctgggttgaccgaattactaatgtggaagtcctgcgtagaatggggaaagaatgTGAAATTCTTATAaccattaaaacaaaaaaattagaatatctaggacatgtaatgagaaatcaagaacgttacggccttctccaactgattctacaagggaaggtaaatggtaaaagaggaccgggaagaagacgcatttcctggcttcaaaatttacgaaagtggtataacacgactatcactgaactgttccgcgctgcggtaaacaaagtcaagatagccatgatgatcgccaacgtcCGGAatggataggcactttaagaagaagaaaacataTTGAATTAGACGAAATCGAAgataaatgaaaattttccttTCTAATTATATTTCTGAAAAGAGTTGTACTTACCAATATTTGTAGCTACTACATCCTTATTATTCATCAA
This genomic window from Diabrotica virgifera virgifera chromosome 1, PGI_DIABVI_V3a contains:
- the LOC114337155 gene encoding putative inorganic phosphate cotransporter isoform X2 produces the protein MNYYKTQDELEEKSQEALGLMNNKDVVATNIGPTIGKRHQQALILCILLTCCFVIRTALTVAIVAMTDPTASSNKDIPTYNWDDKSLVMASFLWGYFIPQVAAGYFSDKYGGKWFLVVSAAITATAGLLIPSAALYLGSKGVMVCRFLQGLSQGFLFPSLHATCGKWIPVPERSRLGTFVYTGATLGVCSSLILTGYISSSRYGWPMVFYSFNTIALIVVALYAYIGTNDPSSHPTITEEEKNYIINSLNTATDRRNLSVPWKEMLTSKALIAVLMTNICCNFTHWLFISETSIYFDKIMHLELKSNSILIALPYIVEVFIGFGICFIADYLHSKNIISITAIRKIMNNIAMLIPAVATFLLTTAGPNDKNYAIFCMILVNGCQGAGKSGHVVNHMDLAPNFSGIMMGFTNGLSVGLSSFAPVLTHFIVRDENNISQWRIIFYVTVGINIFGGIYNTLFTSAKRQPWNEGKNRKEDFSQSDAVI
- the LOC114337155 gene encoding putative inorganic phosphate cotransporter isoform X1; translation: MNYYKTQDELEEKSQEALGLMNNKDVVATNIGPTIGKRHQQALILCILLTCCFVIRTALTVAIVAMTDPTASSNKDIPTYNWDDKSLVMASFLWGYFIPQVAAGYFSDKYGGKWFLVVSAAITATAGLLIPSAALYLGSKGVMVCRFLQGLSQGFLFPSLHATCGKWIPVPERSRLGTFVYTGATLGVCSSLILTGYISSSRYGWPMVFYSFNTIALIVVALYAYIGTNDPSSHPTITEEEKNYIINSLNTATDRRNLSVPWKEMLTSKALIAVLMTNICCNFTHWLFISETSIYFDKIMHLELKSNSILIALPYIVEVFIGFGICFIADYLHSKNIISITAIRKIMNNIAMLIPAVATFLLTTAGPNDKNYAIFCMILVNGCQGAGKSGHVVNHMDLAPNFSGIMMGFTNGLSVGLSSFAPVLTHFIVRDENNISQWRIIFYVTVGINIFGGIYNTLFTSAKRQPWNEGKNRKEETMDNIKIKPLV